The following proteins are co-located in the Dehalococcoides mccartyi 195 genome:
- a CDS encoding TetR/AcrR family transcriptional regulator — protein sequence MLSSGATKRHILDTYLKLCTEHGERNVTLKLLVEHVNVSQPCIYYHFHSLSELREIAIAYSITSHFLDGGQKEMEYLWDNQTKEELYNMYLQLGGQNNKTPFVYYSANIAGKEDITLFHLNAMIKLQQEGLSDYVFTKGCNITKKDEYTLRLLRTAAFNMIFLTLKYYHENFRDKMTKEQFARVMTEITYNSFRELWRKVKKGEFDYSFPS from the coding sequence ATGCTAAGTTCAGGGGCAACAAAAAGGCATATTCTTGATACATACCTCAAATTATGTACAGAACATGGCGAACGCAATGTAACTTTGAAGCTCCTAGTGGAGCACGTAAATGTAAGCCAGCCTTGTATTTATTATCACTTTCACTCCTTAAGTGAGTTACGAGAAATAGCTATCGCTTATTCGATTACTTCTCATTTCCTAGATGGAGGCCAAAAGGAAATGGAATATTTGTGGGACAATCAAACAAAAGAAGAATTATATAATATGTATTTGCAGCTTGGTGGACAAAATAACAAAACGCCTTTTGTCTATTATTCAGCAAATATTGCTGGCAAGGAGGATATAACTTTATTTCACTTGAATGCTATGATTAAACTTCAACAAGAAGGGTTAAGCGATTACGTTTTTACAAAAGGATGTAATATTACAAAAAAGGACGAGTACACCCTACGGCTATTAAGAACAGCTGCGTTTAATATGATATTTCTCACTTTAAAATACTATCACGAAAATTTTAGGGACAAGATGACTAAAGAACAATTTGCAAGAGTTATGACTGAAATTACTTATAATAGCTTTCGTGAATTATGGCGTAAGGTTAAAAAAGGTGAGTTTGACTATAGCTTTCCGAGTTAG
- a CDS encoding helix-turn-helix domain-containing protein: protein MNTVNPDTFSPDLLNGKRLCLSVPEAAKMLGLSKNFTYELVRQGAIPSIKLGKRILISRMQLEEILKRGNE, encoded by the coding sequence ATGAACACAGTAAACCCCGATACTTTTTCTCCTGATTTATTAAACGGCAAGCGTCTTTGTCTTAGCGTGCCAGAAGCAGCTAAGATGTTAGGATTGTCAAAGAATTTTACTTATGAACTGGTTAGACAAGGCGCTATCCCTTCTATAAAATTAGGTAAGCGCATACTGATTTCCCGCATGCAATTAGAAGAAATTCTAAAACGGGGTAACGAATGA
- a CDS encoding CHC2 zinc finger domain-containing protein, producing the protein MTTATRKYTIDDILAKLQGVKKNGSGWMACCPAHADKNPSLSVCEKSGKILIKCFAGCSYETIMSALDMPVNDAMPKTAKSSKKNSPLGRIVMAYPYEQKDGSIYYEHVRYQPKTFRFRRPDQNGYYINNMDGIDHILYRLPNLVRGIAEGKSVYIAEGEKDVDNIRGLNLVATCNDCGAGKWEDKYSDELKGAPQVIIIADKDEPGRKHASEVALSVHNRGVPVKIIEMPGEFQKTEDGYTGVKDFSDWLNAGGTASQLEKLVAEAPVYVPPLIQDSLREISGERYCVENGRVCLIKGGRDGSLTLPLCNFTARVTEEITRDNGVEVSKFFRILGHDYAGNNLPAIEVSASSFPGLNWVVSEWGMRAIIGAGQSVKDCLREAMQLLSQNAQSRHIYTHTGWRHINGQDIFLSQGGAIGCDGVDVDLEPQLQRYFLGTPDPEKLRESVRASLNFLYIADLSVTLPLWTTMYLSPLAEALEPAFTLWLVAVSGSYKSTLSALALCHFGDFDNNHLPASWRDTGNQLEKLLFTAKDLPLVIDDWAPGQDNNKKRELEAKAEHIIRAQGNHQGRGRMRSDTTSRLSYYPRGMLVTSGEHTPSGHSHTARIISVRLEKEMVDLGLMTEAQTKDRHLYRQAMANYIAWLQPNWLERKCELRQKFTQLRAEITNELSDCKIHSRLPDVVAILLIALSTALEFAKSTGELKADEYDLFMNEGRRYFMDMAKEQGEMVEEQRPGQRAIEAIQASLRIGTAVLRNKNDAALTELPSGKTAIGWRDYMNGHTLLDPAATYQVIVQHCAKSNNPYTINELETWRDLNRMGFTEASNDGRPTVMARVTAIPKSFRVVKVKNEAIGLAKTTSLPLEGMENV; encoded by the coding sequence ATGACAACAGCAACACGTAAATATACGATAGACGATATACTGGCCAAACTCCAGGGCGTCAAAAAGAACGGCTCCGGCTGGATGGCCTGCTGCCCTGCGCATGCCGATAAAAACCCGTCACTATCAGTATGCGAAAAGAGTGGCAAGATTTTGATCAAATGCTTTGCCGGATGTAGCTATGAGACGATCATGTCCGCGTTGGATATGCCTGTTAATGATGCAATGCCCAAAACTGCCAAGTCATCCAAGAAAAATTCACCGCTGGGTCGGATAGTTATGGCATACCCGTATGAGCAAAAAGACGGATCCATATACTACGAGCATGTACGCTACCAGCCAAAAACCTTCAGATTTAGACGCCCGGATCAGAACGGGTACTACATCAATAATATGGATGGGATAGACCATATTTTGTACCGGCTGCCTAATCTGGTACGCGGGATAGCTGAAGGTAAATCAGTCTACATTGCTGAAGGTGAAAAGGACGTTGATAACATACGAGGCTTAAACTTGGTCGCAACGTGTAATGATTGTGGCGCCGGCAAGTGGGAAGACAAATATTCTGATGAATTAAAAGGTGCGCCTCAAGTGATCATTATCGCCGATAAAGACGAACCCGGCCGCAAACATGCCTCCGAGGTCGCCCTATCCGTACATAACAGAGGCGTACCGGTAAAAATTATAGAGATGCCGGGTGAATTCCAGAAGACTGAGGACGGCTATACAGGGGTTAAGGACTTTTCCGACTGGCTGAATGCCGGCGGAACTGCCTCCCAGCTGGAAAAACTGGTAGCCGAGGCACCGGTCTATGTACCGCCGCTAATACAGGACTCCCTCCGTGAGATATCCGGAGAGCGGTATTGTGTGGAAAACGGCAGGGTCTGTCTAATAAAAGGCGGCAGAGATGGATCGCTGACTCTCCCCCTGTGTAATTTTACAGCCAGGGTAACAGAAGAAATAACCAGAGACAACGGGGTAGAAGTATCCAAGTTTTTCCGGATACTTGGCCATGATTACGCCGGTAATAATCTGCCCGCTATTGAGGTGTCTGCATCATCTTTCCCTGGATTAAACTGGGTAGTATCAGAATGGGGAATGCGGGCCATCATAGGCGCCGGTCAGAGCGTTAAAGACTGCCTCAGAGAGGCTATGCAGCTGCTCTCCCAAAACGCCCAATCCCGTCATATATATACCCATACCGGCTGGCGTCATATTAACGGGCAAGATATATTCCTCTCCCAGGGCGGGGCTATAGGCTGTGATGGAGTGGATGTAGACCTGGAACCCCAGCTGCAGAGGTATTTCCTGGGCACACCGGACCCGGAGAAATTAAGGGAATCTGTCCGGGCCAGCCTGAACTTTCTCTATATCGCTGACTTGTCCGTTACCCTGCCGCTTTGGACAACGATGTATCTGTCTCCGCTGGCCGAAGCCCTTGAACCGGCTTTTACCTTATGGCTGGTGGCTGTGTCCGGCAGTTATAAATCAACTCTGTCTGCGTTGGCACTCTGCCATTTCGGAGATTTTGACAATAACCATCTGCCGGCGTCTTGGCGGGATACCGGTAACCAGCTGGAAAAACTGTTGTTCACCGCTAAGGACCTGCCGCTGGTTATAGATGACTGGGCACCTGGTCAGGATAACAATAAGAAACGCGAGTTGGAAGCTAAAGCTGAGCATATCATTCGTGCCCAGGGCAATCACCAGGGGCGCGGCCGGATGCGCTCAGACACAACCTCACGCCTGAGTTATTATCCCCGCGGTATGTTGGTTACATCAGGTGAGCATACACCCTCCGGCCATTCCCATACCGCCCGTATTATCAGCGTGCGGTTGGAAAAGGAAATGGTTGACCTCGGCTTAATGACCGAGGCTCAGACTAAGGACCGCCACCTATACCGCCAGGCCATGGCCAACTATATCGCCTGGTTACAACCGAACTGGCTTGAGCGCAAATGTGAACTCCGGCAGAAATTTACCCAGCTGCGGGCTGAGATTACCAATGAATTAAGCGACTGCAAAATACATTCCCGCCTGCCGGATGTAGTAGCCATCCTTCTGATTGCGCTGTCTACCGCTTTAGAGTTTGCTAAATCTACTGGAGAGCTTAAGGCAGACGAATACGATTTATTCATGAATGAGGGCCGCCGTTATTTCATGGACATGGCCAAGGAGCAGGGCGAAATGGTTGAGGAACAACGCCCAGGTCAGAGAGCTATTGAGGCTATCCAGGCATCGCTGCGTATCGGTACGGCAGTATTACGCAATAAAAATGATGCCGCGCTGACTGAGTTGCCATCAGGTAAGACCGCTATCGGCTGGCGGGATTATATGAACGGGCATACCCTGCTGGATCCGGCCGCCACTTACCAGGTAATAGTCCAGCACTGCGCAAAGTCCAACAATCCATATACCATCAACGAGCTGGAAACATGGCGGGATTTAAACCGCATGGGATTTACTGAGGCCTCCAATGACGGCAGGCCTACGGTCATGGCCAGAGTAACGGCTATCCCGAAGTCATTCCGGGTAGTCAAGGTTAAAAATGAGGCTATCGGATTGGCTAAAACAACATCCCTGCCGCTGGAAGGCATGGAAAATGTGTAA
- a CDS encoding HNH endonuclease signature motif containing protein produces the protein MQTKSRKLKEDFWFWAIFIALVLFALISDWWKTNATLGWTIILVVSAIIIFVFIRFRSVRSKAGQVVKSTAEKIIYDSTEIHRREPVPNKMRKRVLERAENRCENHDCNYTGIPEIHHIDDNNSNNDPRNLIALCRNCHGDAHHGNIIASQCRNWVKRDYFQIKNNRPNVRSN, from the coding sequence ATGCAAACTAAAAGCAGAAAATTGAAAGAGGATTTTTGGTTTTGGGCGATATTCATAGCCCTAGTTTTATTCGCATTAATAAGTGATTGGTGGAAAACCAATGCTACTCTTGGTTGGACAATAATATTGGTAGTATCAGCAATAATTATATTTGTATTTATCAGGTTTAGATCAGTACGTTCAAAGGCAGGTCAGGTAGTTAAATCAACTGCTGAGAAAATAATTTATGACTCAACCGAAATCCATAGAAGAGAACCGGTACCAAATAAAATGCGCAAAAGAGTGCTAGAGAGAGCAGAAAATCGTTGCGAGAATCATGACTGTAATTACACGGGTATTCCAGAAATCCATCACATAGATGATAATAACTCTAACAATGACCCACGTAATTTAATTGCACTGTGTCGTAATTGTCACGGAGATGCTCATCATGGCAACATAATTGCTTCACAATGTAGAAACTGGGTAAAGAGAGATTATTTTCAGATAAAAAATAACCGACCCAACGTTAGAAGTAATTAG
- a CDS encoding recombinase family protein, whose product MKVALYARVSTRDKNQDPEVQLMELRKYCQENGMEITREYIDHASANDFVRRTAWKQLLVDASARKFRGLLVWKLDRAFRDITVATSSVKMLRNAGIDFIVTTVPVLSVQGPAGDLMFNIYAAFAQFEKDTIIERVNAGLSRAKAKGKAFGRPRKAIDFNKVLEAHEIACSRVNRITKENQGYSETARILSEQTGLRITAGWVYNRIKAGN is encoded by the coding sequence ATGAAAGTCGCGTTATATGCCAGGGTAAGCACTCGGGATAAAAATCAGGATCCGGAAGTCCAACTGATGGAGCTGCGGAAATATTGCCAGGAAAACGGCATGGAAATAACCAGGGAATATATAGATCATGCCTCGGCCAATGATTTCGTCCGCAGGACGGCATGGAAACAGTTGTTAGTGGATGCATCTGCCCGAAAGTTTCGGGGGTTACTGGTGTGGAAACTTGACCGGGCATTCCGCGACATTACGGTGGCCACCTCGTCCGTTAAAATGCTGCGCAATGCCGGCATAGATTTTATTGTTACCACTGTCCCTGTTCTTTCAGTCCAAGGTCCAGCTGGAGACCTGATGTTTAACATCTATGCCGCTTTTGCCCAGTTTGAAAAGGACACCATTATTGAAAGAGTTAACGCCGGACTTTCAAGAGCAAAGGCTAAGGGTAAGGCATTCGGTCGCCCAAGAAAGGCAATAGACTTCAATAAGGTTTTGGAAGCCCACGAGATAGCCTGCTCACGGGTTAACCGGATTACTAAAGAAAATCAGGGTTATTCCGAGACGGCGAGGATATTGAGCGAGCAGACCGGGCTAAGAATTACAGCCGGTTGGGTCTATAACCGGATAAAGGCCGGCAATTAA
- a CDS encoding rolling circle replication-associated protein, giving the protein MRKDPKGNPKRLASDGGALTAITGAYIAVRCHRETGAHGSAMCKQDAGNRTRALPCVTEDRPFGGAEGRSSSPVPPPSLLVHNNVNVNAQLYRAKGLLTYWDFMLHKVRVGNTIVVLQNKSDHTQLKLMPSTAQSRYFQDGRLNISRKIKRRLGKFNNVKGLMETLTYDPKKISKQEAWASFSKDTRKFLNGLNQYRKRRGWPRLHYLWVVEVQKETGYPHVHIFFPNLKWLAPLSIINGNWNKGRANIESPKAITTNCAGYISKYLRKMNGWSDLHLALLWSGKMPYVWVFQRFFPQS; this is encoded by the coding sequence ATGCGGAAAGACCCGAAGGGCAACCCGAAAAGACTGGCGAGTGATGGTGGCGCTTTGACTGCAATCACTGGCGCATACATAGCGGTGCGATGCCATCGCGAGACAGGCGCACATGGCTCTGCCATGTGCAAGCAGGACGCAGGAAATCGCACCAGGGCGTTGCCATGCGTCACCGAAGACCGACCGTTCGGTGGGGCGGAAGGGCGGTCGTCCTCCCCCGTACCCCCTCCTTCTTTACTTGTCCATAACAACGTTAATGTCAACGCTCAGCTTTATAGAGCTAAGGGTTTACTTACATACTGGGATTTCATGTTACACAAAGTACGTGTTGGTAACACCATTGTTGTACTTCAGAATAAGTCAGACCATACACAGCTTAAACTTATGCCCTCAACTGCTCAAAGCAGATACTTTCAAGACGGACGCTTGAACATTTCGAGAAAAATAAAAAGACGCTTGGGTAAGTTTAATAACGTAAAAGGGTTAATGGAAACTTTGACCTATGATCCCAAAAAGATTTCTAAACAAGAAGCATGGGCATCATTTAGCAAAGACACTCGTAAATTTCTGAATGGTCTCAACCAATATCGAAAACGGCGTGGCTGGCCAAGACTCCACTATCTTTGGGTAGTCGAGGTTCAAAAAGAAACGGGCTATCCGCATGTACATATCTTCTTCCCGAACCTGAAATGGCTTGCACCCCTTTCAATTATCAACGGCAATTGGAATAAGGGACGAGCAAATATTGAAAGCCCGAAAGCCATAACAACAAACTGTGCCGGTTATATCAGCAAGTACTTAAGAAAAATGAATGGCTGGAGTGATTTACATCTGGCCTTACTTTGGAGTGGTAAAATGCCGTATGTATGGGTTTTCCAGAGGTTTTTCCCCCAAAGTTGA
- a CDS encoding LexA family protein, with amino-acid sequence MKIGAMEDKSSIGITLKELRKKIGMTQSELARRSGVDRAYISQLESGKTYSATLGIAQKLARGLDISTSALLGEKEESLGNLLSRAQAISRRMDDIEFIPVIGYIPAGYPELVDEEAASDYVPVPKELLKNASKRVYALRVSGESLKGDGIENGDIIIVDKDSEMFEGKIYAVRTAHNEVTAKHLYLNNGQIILRSSNGDYKDLVMTNADILGRVIASIKRF; translated from the coding sequence GTGAAAATAGGTGCTATGGAAGATAAGTCATCAATAGGTATAACGCTCAAAGAGTTACGCAAAAAAATAGGTATGACGCAGAGTGAATTAGCCCGGAGATCAGGTGTAGATCGTGCCTACATATCCCAATTGGAAAGCGGGAAAACATATAGTGCTACACTTGGAATTGCGCAGAAGTTAGCGCGTGGACTTGATATTTCGACATCAGCATTATTGGGTGAGAAAGAAGAATCTCTTGGTAATTTATTAAGCCGCGCACAAGCAATATCCAGAAGAATGGATGATATTGAATTCATCCCAGTAATTGGTTATATACCCGCAGGATATCCGGAATTAGTAGATGAAGAGGCAGCATCTGATTATGTTCCTGTCCCAAAGGAATTATTAAAAAATGCGAGTAAGAGAGTGTATGCGTTGAGAGTGAGCGGTGAGAGCCTCAAAGGGGATGGGATTGAAAACGGCGATATAATCATTGTTGATAAAGATTCAGAGATGTTTGAAGGTAAAATTTATGCCGTTCGTACAGCGCATAATGAAGTGACTGCAAAACATCTATATTTGAATAATGGACAGATTATTCTGCGGTCCTCAAATGGAGATTATAAAGATTTAGTTATGACTAACGCTGATATATTGGGAAGAGTTATTGCTTCTATCAAAAGATTCTAA
- a CDS encoding tyrosine-type recombinase/integrase gives MKGHIVKRSTDSWSIVIELPRDPATGKRRQSWHTIKGTKKEADKKLRELLTAQDNGIFVKQSKLSFGEWLENWCRDYVKIQTTQRTFESYYQNIIGHIEPALGKVILTELTPQIIQAYYARQLEKGRADGKGGLSARSVLYQHRIISKCLKQATKLGLIMRNPADAVEPPRPRKTAISVPDKDELPRLLDAFETTPYYVFYCLLLYCGMRRGEALALRWKDIDLKQDTIQIAETAFTLRSGEYVIKEPKTPHSRRCIDIPPTMKLLLLEYKADQTAYYAKLGVELGLHDFVFTRPNGEPLNPNTVTHTFLKAVRKAGFDKLRLHDLRHLHATLMLQAGIHPKIVSERLGHASINITLDTYSHVMPGLQKKAVNVFDKMLSANEESLEENSVSKRLAKHEGVSGRPYRSRTCDPLIKSQKLKNQAEPLSFALCYVY, from the coding sequence ATGAAAGGCCATATCGTAAAACGCAGTACGGACAGCTGGTCAATTGTAATTGAACTGCCACGCGATCCAGCTACTGGTAAACGCAGACAATCTTGGCATACGATAAAAGGAACGAAAAAAGAAGCCGATAAAAAACTGCGTGAACTTCTTACTGCGCAAGATAACGGTATATTTGTAAAACAGAGTAAATTATCATTTGGCGAATGGCTTGAAAACTGGTGTAGAGATTACGTTAAGATCCAAACTACCCAAAGAACATTTGAAAGTTACTATCAAAACATAATCGGGCATATTGAACCTGCACTAGGCAAGGTTATACTGACTGAACTTACTCCCCAGATTATCCAAGCTTATTATGCAAGGCAATTAGAAAAAGGCCGTGCAGATGGTAAAGGTGGCCTCTCTGCTCGAAGTGTGCTTTACCAGCATCGGATAATAAGTAAATGCCTTAAACAGGCAACCAAACTTGGCTTAATTATGAGAAATCCAGCTGATGCAGTTGAACCACCCAGACCCCGAAAGACTGCAATATCTGTTCCAGATAAAGATGAATTACCCAGACTCCTAGATGCTTTTGAAACAACCCCCTATTACGTTTTTTATTGCCTGCTTCTTTATTGTGGCATGCGCCGAGGCGAAGCTTTAGCATTACGCTGGAAGGATATAGATTTAAAACAAGACACAATTCAAATAGCCGAGACAGCTTTTACCTTAAGATCCGGTGAATACGTCATAAAAGAACCCAAAACGCCTCACAGTCGAAGATGCATAGACATACCACCCACAATGAAGCTTCTTCTGCTCGAATACAAAGCAGACCAGACGGCATATTATGCAAAACTAGGGGTAGAACTTGGCTTACATGACTTCGTCTTTACTCGGCCTAATGGAGAGCCTTTAAATCCAAATACAGTTACTCACACTTTCCTGAAAGCAGTCCGAAAGGCAGGCTTTGATAAGCTTCGTCTGCATGACCTGCGTCACTTACATGCTACGCTTATGCTTCAGGCAGGTATACACCCTAAGATTGTTTCCGAAAGGCTTGGGCATGCCAGTATCAATATTACTTTAGATACATATAGCCATGTAATGCCTGGGCTTCAGAAAAAGGCTGTAAATGTTTTTGATAAGATGCTGTCAGCTAACGAAGAATCGCTTGAAGAAAATTCGGTTAGCAAACGGTTAGCAAAACACGAGGGAGTAAGTGGTAGGCCGTACAGGTCTCGAACCTGTGACCCTCTGATTAAAAGTCAAAAGCTAAAAAACCAGGCGGAGCCACTCTCCTTTGCATTATGTTATGTATATTAG
- a CDS encoding reductive dehalogenase — protein sequence MSNFHSTVSRRDFMKGLGLVGAGLGTATATAPLFKDLDDVSSSAWGNWKRPWWIKERELGNPTIEINWNEMQRFDLRENLWMPHALASYVGVDKVLQIFHEKGASQAEGLKNNKPGQSLRDLALASASSTFNTSYVPGQELKTWLGPQKTEFSGVSATPEELGVPKWEGTPEENLKMLRAAMRFFGASQIAVSALDTNERKIISTHDTGNAHNYNYLYSWPPPATDAKAFVFENVDKAYEGNDKYVLPDKPLWTVCIAVQMSKEMFRHEESHLRMAANSSRYRLHATIQYLTQNFLRGLGYQGMGYPKSYWGALPAQATAVLSGIAEMGRNDNYCISPEFGSVCGYFSLITDLPLMPTPPIDAGIFRFCHTCRKCAEACPVGGISFEAEPSWEIPPSAIATDKPISFSTPGKRTYHTDALKCRLYFDAQPSYCARCMGTCVFNTNTSAMVHELVKTTVSSTGLLNGFLWNADKAFGYGLVPAEETSKWWDLSLPLYGQDGSIGATDGGYK from the coding sequence ATGAGTAATTTTCATTCTACAGTAAGCCGGCGTGATTTTATGAAAGGCCTAGGGTTAGTCGGCGCCGGGTTGGGAACCGCTACTGCGACTGCTCCTCTGTTTAAAGACCTGGATGATGTTAGTTCTTCAGCTTGGGGTAACTGGAAACGTCCCTGGTGGATCAAGGAAAGAGAACTTGGAAATCCGACTATAGAAATCAATTGGAATGAAATGCAACGTTTTGACTTAAGGGAAAATCTATGGATGCCGCATGCTTTGGCTAGCTATGTAGGTGTCGATAAAGTTTTACAGATTTTCCATGAAAAAGGCGCTAGTCAGGCTGAAGGTCTTAAAAATAACAAACCAGGTCAATCACTAAGAGACCTTGCTCTTGCATCTGCATCCAGTACATTTAATACCTCTTATGTTCCAGGACAAGAATTGAAGACTTGGTTAGGGCCTCAGAAAACCGAATTTTCTGGAGTATCTGCCACACCTGAGGAACTTGGGGTGCCAAAATGGGAAGGGACTCCAGAAGAAAACCTAAAAATGCTTCGCGCGGCAATGCGCTTTTTTGGCGCCTCTCAAATAGCCGTCAGCGCATTAGATACTAATGAAAGAAAAATAATATCAACCCATGATACAGGTAACGCACATAATTATAATTATCTTTACAGTTGGCCCCCCCCAGCTACTGATGCCAAGGCCTTTGTTTTTGAGAATGTGGATAAGGCTTATGAAGGAAACGACAAATATGTCCTCCCCGATAAGCCGCTTTGGACTGTGTGTATAGCTGTGCAGATGTCAAAAGAAATGTTTCGTCATGAAGAAAGTCATCTTAGAATGGCCGCTAATTCAAGCCGTTATCGCCTTCATGCAACAATACAATACCTGACTCAAAACTTTTTACGTGGCCTTGGCTACCAAGGGATGGGATACCCTAAGTCTTATTGGGGTGCTTTGCCTGCGCAAGCTACTGCTGTTCTATCTGGTATAGCAGAGATGGGACGCAATGATAATTACTGTATAAGTCCAGAATTTGGCTCAGTTTGCGGTTATTTCAGTTTAATAACTGACTTGCCTCTAATGCCAACTCCGCCGATAGACGCTGGGATATTCCGTTTTTGTCATACTTGCCGTAAATGCGCCGAAGCGTGTCCGGTTGGAGGAATATCTTTCGAAGCTGAACCATCATGGGAGATTCCGCCATCAGCAATTGCTACTGATAAACCAATAAGTTTCTCTACACCAGGTAAGCGGACATACCATACTGATGCATTGAAATGCAGGTTGTATTTTGATGCGCAGCCGAGTTATTGCGCCAGGTGTATGGGTACTTGTGTGTTCAATACAAACACTAGTGCAATGGTTCATGAGCTTGTAAAAACAACAGTAAGTTCGACTGGCCTTCTCAATGGATTCCTCTGGAATGCTGACAAGGCTTTCGGCTATGGGTTAGTACCCGCTGAGGAGACGAGTAAATGGTGGGATTTATCTCTTCCTCTATATGGCCAGGATGGCAGTATTGGAGCTACTGATGGAGGATACAAATAA
- a CDS encoding helix-turn-helix domain-containing protein — protein MMSIGEKIREFRKARGWTPEYLGSRSGLSGQYIRKLEKGERQSITLTTASKLSSAFGIEPSKLISESEATLPRQIEDILTEIRSVFQRLETVEVCVHGCMPERRPRNELKYKSLLIPRGLVENLKNIYALQVDDNHLEHFGIYPGEMVVIQAGQAIKDGNLYACQIGQGIYGYHLYITDNGLRISDGNGTNRNLPLTEIKVLGKILLSYKCKVI, from the coding sequence ATGATGAGTATAGGCGAAAAGATACGAGAATTCCGGAAGGCCAGAGGCTGGACGCCTGAATACTTAGGTAGTCGTTCGGGGCTTTCCGGGCAATATATACGAAAGCTGGAGAAAGGTGAGCGGCAGAGTATTACGCTGACCACCGCCAGTAAACTTTCCAGCGCTTTTGGTATTGAACCATCCAAACTTATTTCGGAAAGCGAAGCTACATTACCCAGGCAAATTGAAGATATACTGACTGAAATCCGGTCTGTGTTTCAAAGACTTGAAACTGTGGAAGTTTGCGTACACGGGTGCATGCCTGAACGCAGACCCCGTAATGAATTAAAATATAAAAGCCTTCTTATTCCCCGCGGCTTGGTTGAAAACCTGAAAAATATTTATGCCCTCCAGGTAGATGATAACCATTTGGAACATTTTGGCATATACCCCGGTGAGATGGTGGTCATTCAGGCAGGACAGGCAATAAAAGACGGCAATCTGTATGCCTGCCAGATAGGCCAGGGCATTTACGGGTATCATCTGTATATCACAGATAATGGCCTCCGTATTTCAGACGGAAATGGCACAAACCGTAATCTGCCGCTGACCGAGATAAAGGTCCTGGGGAAAATACTTTTAAGCTACAAATGTAAAGTAATTTAG
- a CDS encoding helix-turn-helix transcriptional regulator yields MDTSLYKTILKIVIHPSYEWLEPAKGMNISHRELEVFVLMIEGHNNKEIGALLGIQYQSVKNHLHTLNKKLKANNNPQAMVILLSMNVLGLLRKWENTEITQSEYVQNLRETLENPNSGLSKSSKTFTKKFMVEHGLYGELYKDRIEELRNAERPEGQPEKTGE; encoded by the coding sequence ATGGATACAAGTCTATATAAGACAATACTGAAAATCGTTATTCACCCTAGCTACGAGTGGTTAGAGCCAGCTAAGGGTATGAATATTTCTCATCGTGAACTTGAGGTCTTTGTATTAATGATTGAAGGCCATAATAACAAAGAAATAGGTGCACTTCTGGGCATACAGTACCAATCGGTAAAAAACCATTTGCATACACTAAATAAAAAATTAAAGGCAAATAATAATCCACAAGCAATGGTTATATTATTGTCTATGAATGTACTTGGTCTACTGAGAAAATGGGAAAACACTGAAATTACACAATCAGAATATGTACAAAATTTAAGAGAAACATTGGAAAATCCAAATTCTGGACTAAGCAAAAGTTCAAAAACCTTCACAAAGAAGTTCATGGTCGAACATGGCCTTTACGGTGAATTGTATAAAGATAGAATCGAGGAATTGAGAAATGCGGAAAGACCCGAAGGGCAACCCGAAAAGACTGGCGAGTGA